AAGCATATGGCAGGTGGTTAAGAACTATATGAGGGAAGGTCCTGACTTGGTAAGTTGGAATTTCTAGTTTTCCGTTCAGCACCAATAATAATTAACAAAGTGTTAACTGCTTACTGCCAGACTTTGTGCTAAACGCTTTATATGGAGTAGCTCATATAACTCGCCTAAAGCTATCGCAAGATCCATCATTATGTCAATTTAATGGGTAAAGGAAACTAAGGGACAGAGGGATTAAAGAACTTGCTCAGGGACCCACTGACGGAGCCAGGCCGACAGAATCAGAGTTGCCTTTTTTCACCGTCCTAAGTAGTCCCTACACAGTGCTACCCACACGTGAGAGCCAAAACCATAGCCCCAGCTCTCCCCACCCAGAGAAGGAAACGTGCAGCCCAGCGAACGGAAATTGGAGGAGCAGCTCCCACCCCCACCGGAAGTCGGTGCATTGTGGGAAGCGTTTCGTTGTTTGTTTACAGTGTGGCCTCCAGCGTTATGAGAGTGCAGCTGGAATAAAAAAGGCTGTGTTTTGAAGATAACACGGCTCTAAAAAGCTTCGAAGCGGTGCGAAGGAAGCTTTGTGCAACTTTTGGCGGGAATCGGGGTTAGCAAAACCTCAGCTGTTCACTGCCGCTAAAACGGCCCGGACCGCCCCTCCGTGGGCTAGAATAGACGTCTCTATGGTAGTTTTTCTCTTCCCCACGCGGTGGGGCTGCGCATGAGCAGTAGCCGCAGAGTTGGAAAGATGGCGGAGGAAGAGTAAGTTTGGGGGGCTGTGAGCCTCTGGCTTGGCGTCTCGAGCATCCGGTACCATCCACAGTGTTTATTTCTCGGTGGCGGAAAATAAGGATAATTGTGGACTGAAGGGAGAGAATAGGAAAGGTTCCAGATTACAGAGGGAGGAGTAAGGAGCCGTAggggttgggtgggtgggtgggcgggCGGGCGGAGGGGTCTGCAGTCGAGTTCGGGTTACCTCAAGGGGAGAGGATTGACATTTAGGCAGCGGGGCTGGAGAGTGGGTTACTCCAGCCTGGCTTAAGTGTTACCCCTACAGATGGGTCTGCACCCGTCCCAGCCCCACGGGGCCGAATCTCATCGCTGATGGTGTCTGTAAAGCTGTGGCAGTTAAAGCTCTGTTGACGTATATGAGGACCAGTGGTTAAGGGgttcatgactttttaaaaggttttgGAGACGAGGGAATGTGAGAGGTCCATTTTGAAGACTGGAGCCAGGAAACCACAGATTTCAGAGGCGCCTCAGTCCTTAGTAATTTGAAGACAGTAATGTTAACCGAAGCCCAGGATATCTTTCGGAAATCCATTGAAGATTTGTTTACTTAATACTATCGTTCGTCTCCATTTTCTGTGTCAGGCCAAGAAAAAAGATCCCTTTGGTTCCAGAAAATCTCCTGAAAAAGAGGAAGGCTTATCAGGCCCTGAAAGCCACCCAGGCAAAGCAGGCGCTTTTGCAAAGGAAGGAGGTAATGGTGGAGAACCAGGTGGAGGGAATTAGAATTTGTATTTGATGAGTTTTATCCAGCATGTGTTGAACTAGATTTGGTACTGACAGTCTCTTCTCCCATCGGTTGGATTATACAAGGTATAGGGTTCTTGTCTTTGCTTAGCAAATATGTATCACTTTCAGCGAACAAAATACTGGCATAAAGTTGTTAAGGAAAAAGTGAATGGAGAGTTCCAGGTTCATACCAAGTGACTTGAGAGACCAAACATGCGTGTGTACCTGAAGGAAAACTTTTTTAATATACCAAACGATTTTTGCTATTTGCTAAATGTTTTTGGAGAAATACGTATTTTGGAGGCCGGTAACAAAAGAAGTGTGAGCTTTATGATGCCTAACATAGTGTTAGGTTCCATAAACACTTACTGGTAAACATTGGCTGACAGCATGTAAATTaattgggtttttgtttatttagcaGGGACTTTTCCCAATAAGTTCCCAAGTTTTCTCAACAACACCTTCACTTGGGTATTTTGGTTTTCCCACTATATAAGAATAGTGGGGATATAAGAGGATGTTTGTCTGCGCCCCTTTCCAGAACATAGGGGGAAATAAGCTTCATCAGTAGTGACTCATGAATTACTGTTGTGGAAGTAAAGATGACTAGAGGCATAAAATGGTGATGGTTTGCCTTCTCTGtagcagaggaaaggaaaagagatcaAGTTTAAGCGACTAGAATGGTTCCTACATGATTCCTGGCGGCAACTCCGTGACAAGGTGCGACTCAGACGACTAGAAGTGAAACCTCATGGCTTGGAAGTGCCAGATAAACATTCCTTGGCTTTTGTTGTACGCATCGAAAGGTAGGGAACTTGCTGGATTTCATGATGCTGGGGCAAACTATTGGTTCAGCTTTAGGCCCTTTTTAGGGAGATGAGATAGTAGGCCTTAAGCCATTAATGCAAGTTATGCTAGGAATTCAGGGTTGAGCAAAACATAGATTTTGTCTTCAAGATTCGGGAGACTGAGCTTAAGCAAACAGACATGAGAATACACTGACTGCTTTGAGGGTAAAGTGTTGGATGTCGGGACAAGGGGCCCTTGGTGTGGTGTGTCACGGTTTGGGACACTGGGAAGCAGGAACTTGAAGGTGAGACCTACAAACATGAAAGGGTTGGGAGAAGGCTTTCCAGGCACAGATGGAAAAAGTCCTGAAGTGGGGGATCAAGGCATCTTCTAGGAACTGAACCAGGTCGATTGGATGGAGTATATTCAGTGCTGGGGAGAGTACAGAAAGCTTTTTCCACGTTTAGTGATAACTTACCTATTCCTATCAGCACATATagctctgcctctgtttccctaCCCAGTCACCCAAATCAGTAACCTGTGGGTTTTAAATATGTATGAGTCTCCTACCACTGCCATAATCTCTTTTCCTGGACTATCACATCAGCTTTCTAGCTGGGTTTCCCGGACTCTGGTGTCATGCACTATTTTGCTTTATATGCTCCCTCAGTGATGGACaaacaaatctgatcatgtctcctttatttaaaatcttccatagtttggttttttctgggttttttttttttggccctgctgcGTGgtttgtaggatcttagttccccgaccaggactgaacccagaccctcagcagtgagagcttggagtcctaaccactggaccaccagggaagtccttaaaatCTTCCATAGCTTTTAATGCTCACAGAAGCAAGCCTGGCTTCCTTAGCTTGATGTGTtcaaccccacacacacacaaattcaggGACCATTTCTGTTCCCTTAGCACCTCAGGTATTGCTCCACATAGCATGGAAATGATCTGTTTACATAGCTGCATACCATTCAGTTGCACTTTGTAAGTCACGGTCTGTGTCCTACCCTCTGGGTGCCCAGTAGTGGCAGACATTTCATGGGTGCTTGCTGGACAGAGCCCAACTTCTCTGGTGTTCATTTCAGGATTAATGGGGTGAGTTTACTGGTGCAGAGGACCATTGCAAGACTTCGCCTGAGTAAGATTTTCAGTGGTGTCTTTATGCAAGTAACTCCTCAAACCATAAAAACGCTTCGTATAGTGGAACCTTATGTGACCTGGGGGTGAGTATGGATTTTTGTGTGAATTCACGTTTGAGAAGGTTGAGAACATTGGGAGGCACAGGGTACTGTCCTCCAGTGCTCATGTTGCTATGTCCAGGGGACATTTTGCTGCGACCACAGTCACCAGGAATCAGCTGCCAGCCTTGAGAGTCTCAGAACACGGGGCGGGTAGAGCGGGGGTTCCCAGAGCAGCTGACAATGGCCTGAACAGGGCTGTGGCAGGGCTTGCTCAGCTGTAGGCTAAGGCTGAGTAAGACGAGTAGAGGACAGATTAATTCTTGGAATCTTGAAGCAGGGCTAGGTAGTAGTATTCCTTCAAACAGTAAAACCCAAAAAAGCCTTGGATTTCATTTCAAACTCTTGAATAGGGTCACTTAAGGCCAAAGTCCTAGACAGTAAGCCAGGACATATTTTGCCTGGAAAATAAATACCTTTATTTGGTGAGCATTTGTAtgcataaattttaatttctaattacgTAAGGCTGCTTGGGTTTTTCACCTCCTTCAGGTGAATTTCCGAGCATCCCAGCTGCAGCATGTTGCAGGACACATTGAGGAGGGGGCTTGGTAGAATCCTTAGCCAGGATGCTGGACTGTGTGGCCAGTTAATACAGTGTACCTGGTGGCCGTGGGGAGGTGGCTGAGGTGGTATTTTACTCTGCCACACATAGATTTCCAAATTTGAAGTCAGTTCGGGAACTCATCTTGAAACGTGGACAAGCCAAGGTCAAGAATAAAATCATCCCTTTGACAGACAACACAGTGATTGAGGAGCACCTGGGTAAGTGAACACCTTAGGAGTCGGAGCAGAAAGTCCCAAGAACCTGCCAGAGTGCTGAGCTCTGGCATATAAGAGCCTCACTGTGTGTGCTGGGAAAATGTTGAATAAAGGAATCTGAACCTTATGTTTCTTAGGGAAGTTTGGTGTCATTTGCTTGGAAGACCTCATTCACGAAATTGCCTTTCCGGGGAAGAATTTTCAGGTGATCTCAGGGTTCTTGCGCCCTTTCCAACTCTCAGTAGCCCGTCACGCTACCAAGAATAGAGTGGGCTTCCTCAAGGAAGTGGGCTCACCTGGCTATCGAGGTGAACGCATCAATCAGCTCATCCGGCAGCTGAACTAAACCCAGGTAAGGCAGGGCTGAAAACTGCCCTTGGGCTGACTTTGGATGGGATATGCCTTGCCTCTTAAAAGATCTTTTTGCATTTACGAATGTATGAGAACTCAGGGTAGGGGAGCTGGTATTCCCAAGTCTAATGGATGGAGATACTTGGAACAGTGAATGCCTGGTTAGGGCATGGGGTTTCGTGTACCCCAAGAGTTACAGGATAGAAAACACTGACTAACCAAAAAACCTTCTGTGTTGCTGTGGTCATTCAgctggaggtggagagagaaTAATACTGAGAACTAATTTCAAAAAGGACCTGAAGATCTAAATCATCACTTGTTGAAGGAATGTTAATTCTTTGAAATTGCTCTTTATTGTGATTACTCTTAGGTGCCACGTTGCATTTGAATTAATGAAgttgtgtttttcttcctcagcATATCTGAAAGCACAGTGCATTGGaagcatgtgtttttgttttatggaatTGTTACCCAGTATCTTCAAGCAagattattttctgctgtatcttCAGAAACTGGAGGGGAAGGGTCAGGGAAAAGATGGTGTTCAGGGCAGGCACTTTTCATCCCACGTCAGTTCCAAGAAAAAGTTCCTGTGTGTTTTCTGCAAAGACCGCCGTCCACCTCTGAAACCAGCAAAGGATTTGTGCCATGAAGGAGGGAGTCCTGTTTTATCACACCTATCCTGGGATTTAATGTTGGTGAACGAACAAATACCCACATATGAATACAAGACAGCAGTGGACCAGGCCCAGGGGCATATTGAACCTGGGGTATCCAAGGGCCTTGTTTTAGAAAGAACTTGAAATACAATTAGAAAGAAGCGCAGAAAAACAATGCCCTGTTGTCTGCTGTGAGTCTGTGTTCTAACTTCCATGACGGCTTAGTGAGCTCTCCGACTGGCTGGCTCTGGCAGCTTACTTATTATCATCTTTCCAGCTGGCTTAGTGCTTTTCTCTAGCTCAGGATTTTAACCGACTCTTGGATCTATGCGAAGGGAAGGACCCTTTCCCCAGGAAAACATGCATACACCCCACAGTTTTTTTCTTGGAAGTTTAGGGTGTTGGTAGATCTTTCTCAGGGACCCAGGCACCTCATGTGAAGAAGTCCTGCACTACCAGGATTGGTCACATGGGCTCTGACCTTGCTAGTGTCCTCTGGTTCTGTGCCCTGTGGAAGACCAAGGCTTACCAAGGTGGCTTTTTTCCCTTCAAGCCAGTGGGTGTTTCCTATTAAGAACATGGTGGTAGATTGCTGAGCCCCTGTGCCTTTAATCAGTCGatctaaaaaagaaacagaaaattttattcgagccaaatttgaggattataacccaggaggaGCATCTCACAAAGCCctgagaactgttctgcccaTTAGAAGTCAAGACACAGTTGTATAAGCTTTTTGAGACAGAGGAGGGTTGTATATCAAATGACATATAATTGACAATTTACATAATCCAGACCTGAGCACCATGTGACCCCTTATCAAGTAGGAATTTTACCCTTAAGGAATTATTGTCTTAAGAGAACGTTTCTCTTTAAGGTTGAGTGGAAATTTCTGCTGATGGGGAAGGTTTGGTCAATGCATAACGCAGATAACACAGTGCACAGtggtgggagagaggaggccaaagggcacagattttgtgtttaaatttttcttgtcttgccataaaatacgTATCTTACAGTTTGCCCCTGTTGATCATTAATCTTTTGACAGAAAGCATTAGGTGACCAAATGTTTGGTCCCTCAAAGCTAGGGGGCTGCTTGCCTGCCTCAGTGTCCATCATGTCCCTTGATGCCGGGCCCTAGTAGCCTGGTTCTCTCTTTTAGAGGGTTATACTGGCAGAATATTTGTCAAGGATTGACAGCCAATTCCAAGTTGTCCAAAAAGGTACTTAAGCCAGTTTTCCTAGCATGTACATTGTGTATGTCcataattttatagaaaactaTAGATGTGACCTATAGTTCCAAGTCATTCAAACATCATTATCTTAGTAGGAGCAAATGACACAGTGTGAAAGGCAGGAAACTATCACCTTGTAAGTTCCACAAACTCATTTAAATTGGTAGGAGGAGGAACAATGTTATTAGCAAAAGTTCAAGCCAAAATTCTGGACCAAACCATTTTCGTAGTATCAATATTTCAGAGCAAAAGTTTGACTCTTCATGGGTCATGAGGTGAATTAAATATCACGGCCAAATGGTAGTACCATTGGAAAACTGATAGAAACCAGTGTGCCTGCACTAAAGGCAGACTGACAGCTTGGCAGGAACTATTTCCAAGGCTGCCTGTAAGTAAGTGACCAAGGGAAACCAATTGTGAATCTCCCTGCTGGGGAGAGCCAAGGTGATAAACTTGTTCCATAAATCCACTGGTTCCCGTTAGGAGCTACCTGATATTCAACATCTAATATAAAGGATTATTTATGGCCAGAACAGGCAGCATTAATTAGCTGGGTAAAAGGGgtctcactgggcttccctggtgatgcaatggttaagaatctgcctgccagggcttctctggtggagcagtggttaagaatctgcctgccaatgcaggggactcgggttcgagccctggtccaggaagatcccacatgccgtggagcaactaagcccatgcaccaccgcgcgtagcaacgaagacccaacacagccaaaaataaataagtaaatttatttaaaaaaacaaaagcgaGCTTCAGTTCATTCAGGAGAGGCCTGATATGTTCCCTTCCAACATGGCTgcaaggagtctttttttttttttttttttttttggctgtacgtgggcctctcacttttgtggcctctcccgttgcggagcacaggctcccgacgcgcaggctcagcggccatggttcacgggcccagccgctccgcggcatgtgggatccccccggaccagggcacgaacccgtgtcccctgcatcggcaggcggactctcaaccactgcgccaccagggaagcccaaggagtcCTTTATCGGATGTCCTTTCCAATATGAATAATGTCCTGGTTGCAGGTCATGGTGgatctgatcttcatccaaagtTAGAGTACTATGATAGCCTTCAGAAACAGTGTCCTTTTAATTAAACTTTGCAAGGAGCTGAGAAGTGAGTCTTAGCCAGTAAATGCCTGAATTAACAAAACTAGAATATTCACTGAAACATAATCTTATTCTTTCTAAAGTTAACCTCATTTCTACTAAATATCTGGTTAACTGACCATATAGCTAGCtacaaatgacaaaagactttaaGAGTCAAGGTTAAAGAACTTGATTACAATGCAATTGAAAAGAAACTTGGTTACTGCTGTGACATACACTAAAATTATGACTGATATCACTTACGAGGACATA
The DNA window shown above is from Phocoena phocoena chromosome 10, mPhoPho1.1, whole genome shotgun sequence and carries:
- the RPL7L1 gene encoding ribosomal protein uL30-like is translated as MAEEEPRKKIPLVPENLLKKRKAYQALKATQAKQALLQRKEQRKGKEIKFKRLEWFLHDSWRQLRDKVRLRRLEVKPHGLEVPDKHSLAFVVRIERINGVSLLVQRTIARLRLSKIFSGVFMQVTPQTIKTLRIVEPYVTWGFPNLKSVRELILKRGQAKVKNKIIPLTDNTVIEEHLGKFGVICLEDLIHEIAFPGKNFQVISGFLRPFQLSVARHATKNRVGFLKEVGSPGYRGERINQLIRQLN